Within the Phaseolus vulgaris cultivar G19833 chromosome 9, P. vulgaris v2.0, whole genome shotgun sequence genome, the region atattttaaaattaacttatgaaataaaattttaaaaataatttaatattaaagttagataattaatatttcatttaattatttatttataaaacataattattaataaaaatgaaaacgtATAATGGATTATATATGCCCAAAGTTAAAAAGGAATGTCAGCATGTACATTTTATCTTGATTTTTGTGCTAATTACTGTGCTTTTCTATCGTAGGAAACAAACAGTATATATGTACTTTTCTAACGTTGGAAACAGACAGATCGTTAATGATTGGATTATATAGCAGGCTATTTACGGATTTGGACCTTAAGCCCAATAAAGGGTCTGAACAAAGGCGTTACGTGGAAGGTTCCAACATCCTGCATCTCACTGTATGGGGAATAGCTTGTGTGACAGTTAGTTGGGGATAGAATACAGAGTACATAATACACAATACAGGGAGAGAAAATGGAAATGAAGGGTTGGGGGGCATTTTGACCTATCAGTTGGAAACTTAACAGAGGTTGGACAGAGTCACTTCTTCCCTGAGAAGCATTAGCTCTGGGATAACAGGGGTTCTCTTCTGTAATTGCTTCTGTTTTTCAATCAACAATACAATCTTCTGTTTCCTCTGGAACTGGGTTCCTATCACAATaatcaataatcaatcaaaGAAAATACTACAACCACTACAAAGGAGACCTCAGTAATGTAAAACTAACACAATTTCCACCCATGATTCCTGCTCCTATATACTGAAACCGAAGTAGCGGCATTCGCCCGAAATTAAatcacataataataaaaaatcaacaGCTGAAATGAACCCGTCAAAATCTATCACAGTATCTCAGCCATTTATCTGATGGTACGAGTCAAGAACAATGTTGTCACACGCTTAGATGAACGCATATATTACGGAGGTACGATGTCCAGATCCTCGCAAAAGTAAAATTGCACACCATACTCTATTGCATCAATTTGTCATCTCCACAGCTGAGCATTACTATTTGGGAGAGTTTGGAGGGAAGTCTACTGACGAGATCATTATAGTGATTCTTTCCTATAATAATTATCAGACAAGAACCTACCACTATTGGGGACATCTGGAATTGAATTTCATATCTTTCCAGGAGATCATCTTCCTGCGATCCCTTCCTCTAAAACATCTACCCAGGAATCTACCAGTAACAGGCTTGCATAAGCCAACATCAACCACAGAAGTACAATTTGTCCTTTCAGACGATGGGAATGCCTCATCCAAATAATAGTCGAACAACATAGCAAGACAACTAACTTGGTGAGCCAGTACATAATTTTGTTGATTGATAGGTAGCATCTTCAGTATGTGTAGATTGACCTACAATTTATAAAGGGTAGCACAAACAAGGACCATGAGCAGgacaaaatgaagaaaataagttAAACTTGCAAGATGCAGAGATATTAGGTGTTCTATAGTACTTTATACTTTATTGGGGAACCCCTGGGGGCGAGGGAGGGAGGGGAAGTGGGGAGGAGATGGGCCACAATTTTCTATCAAGAACATACAAGTGATCTGTGGTTTTAAGGAGTAACCGTCCCATCCCATAATTCCCATTCCCAGAATCATATCCACAAGATGCTAATAATTTTACTCCAGTAACGTATTGAGTGATCCGTTACTCACCTCTGCTTCCATTGCACGGAGTTCATTATACCACTCTAATCCTAGTTTATCACGCTTTTCCCCAGAAGATATACAGCGAATACTCAATGCAAAAAGAGGAGGCCTTAGAGGATATTCCATACTGATTTTTATCTGTCAAATGTAAAAAAGTATATATGTAATTGCCAATATCACTGAATTAAACTGAGTAGATTAAGGAGAGTATTTGTTTACCTTAGCTTCTAATTTCACATTGCTCTCATCTGCACTGATTTTTCGGCAAAGAACTAAACAAAATTCCTTGAGCCCATGATGCATCCATGACACAGAGTTTCTGTCATGGTAATTggataatatattttcatgttcTAGTTCAGTCTGTGCTGGTTCATCTAGATCACTTTCAGTATCCAGCAAGAAATCAGAACTGTCATCATATTTTTTGAAACTCTGTGACCTGATTTTATTGAGTGGAGGAACAATACTTTTAGAAATTAAGTTCAGCTGTGTGGAATGGTCAAGCTTAGACATGTTAGGAAGCAAAGTTGGAAGCTCCCCATCTTCTGTAATACTTTCAGGTTCTGCTTTTGTGACATCAGAATGTTCATTTACATCAGCATCCATTGGTTCATGAACATGCTCCTCTTCATCGATGACAGCAGGAGATGAGGACTCTCTAGGTACAGGCGGAAGTCTTACAGGTGACCAACTATCCAAATTACACAACGGAGTGTGAAAGGCCCAAGGAACAATTTTGCAGGACAAACAAGGCCAGTCAAGCTTTGCAAGAAATTCTAGCTGTTCCCTGTAAGCCAGTAAAAAAATTCATCAAATTAAAACTAAAGTGTGCCCAATCAAATAGGTAAAGCAAGATAATCAGAGATGCTCGAAAATAGAATGAAATTTTACTAAATTCAGGATACACAACCAGAATCACCACAGGAAGGCAAACAAAGAAGCAATACAGAGATGCAAATGCATCAATATAACCAAAGCAATGCCTGGTAGCAAACTTTAATTTGATCAAAATATGGTATTTATCTTCATTGAATATCAAGAAAGGCCCTTCGCATGCTAAAACTGTACACATACTAAAACAGCAACTCACAGAAGAGCCAATTGAGCTTTTCTTCTATCACGAATCCTGTGCAGAACTGTCATTACTCGGTTCTGCTGGCGATATAGTGAAAGACCAGATATAACATTTTCATTCTTGGCTGCTCCACTGTCCTCAGTAAGAAGCAAGGGAGACACCTCAGGCAAGAAATCAATCCCCGCCAGGTGCTGAGCCCATTTGTAAGGACGTGAAGTCCTTTGAGAATTGAATGTTGTAGCATCTTGAACAAAGAGTTTGGCAGACTGCACAGCCATTCAAATAGAAATAAATGGAATATAAAAAGTTAGAGAATAGATTAAAagatatggaaaaaaaaataaaaatcatgcaATAGCTGTGTAAAGGAAGTACAACCTGCTGAGGAAGCTCAAGTCCCGTATCATTAGGGAATAAATTGCATAAGATGTCATTCTCTGGACCTTCATTACAACCTTCTATTCCGACACATACAACGTTCAACTTCACCAGATACTCAAACCTTAGAGTAATAAGTTTGGCAGATTTTGAATCAGAATCCTCATCTTCATACACATGGACAATGATTTTAAGTGGGTGAACTTGAAATATTCCCCCCTGGTCAAGGCTCTCCTTTGCTTGAACCCTCCGTGGCCTTTTTCTCCGTCTCTGaccatcttcttcttcatcgGGAGCATCATCTTCCAATTTGGAACTCTCCATTGTAGTGGAATTGTCTGAATAATAAAACAACATCATAGTGAATCCTTAAGTTCCGTTTTAATAAGCTGGAAATAACAGAAATCAATTTAAACTTGGTACAGATATTCCAAAGCCATGCCAGGCACACACAGAAATATTGCAAAATTTTAACCATCCATTTAATTAAGCTGGAGAAAAAATGAACTAAAGACCATTAATAAATTTCCTTCACTGTATTTTTATCCCATTTTAGTAATAAAACCAATGACAATTTTCAAAatctacatatatatatatataaagcaaACAATACAATTGATGTGAAGTTCAGATTTAAAGTTGATTCATTAAAAAGATAATGTCCATAGCTACAATCCAGTGTCAGTAGATACACTATCAGCTGCAAGACTACAGACAACATATATTCTAACCAGAATAATGctaaaattcataaataaactATCAATTACCAGTGTCCTTGTGAGCCTGTTGACGAGCAAAAGCTTGAGCATCTTTCAGGCTTCCTATAATCTCCAGATCAATGGGTTCTGCAAAGGCCTCCTTTTGAGCAAACAGCTGTGAGTAGATCACATAAAGGGCTGGAGGAAGTAACCCTGCCGAATGATGCTGCTTTAATCTCTTAGTATGATGAAGTCCTAGCTGATTTTGTACAGGCAAGGAGGCCTTCTTAAGAGATTTGAGATGTGAAGGGAGACTTGTCAGGAACTTCTTTCGGTTTGCAATAGTCTGCAAGAGGATTTTCTTTTGTTGTTCCAGCTTCTCATGAAGTTTGCAGAGTTCTTTACGCTGAAACAAAATTGGAAATGACAATTGTAAGCATATCTACTGCTATTTGCACCAAAAATTCGAAGTCACCCGGTTATTAAAGCAATAGTAATAGACAAATGAACCTATGAAAGAATTTTTCAACACACCCTATGTTT harbors:
- the LOC137820643 gene encoding THO complex subunit 5A, giving the protein MEDGEIEEGSIGGVEEEERSSEPHKSEESPYEMLRNSKASVENIIADVLAIKKDGKPKQHLRDLVTQMFLHFITLRQANRSILLEEDRVKTETERAKAPVDFTTLQLHNLMYEKNHYVKAIKACTDFKSKYPDIDLVPEEEFFRDAPQDIKDSVLSNDAAHNLMLRRLNFELFQRKELCKLHEKLEQQKKILLQTIANRKKFLTSLPSHLKSLKKASLPVQNQLGLHHTKRLKQHHSAGLLPPALYVIYSQLFAQKEAFAEPIDLEIIGSLKDAQAFARQQAHKDTDNSTTMESSKLEDDAPDEEEDGQRRRKRPRRVQAKESLDQGGIFQVHPLKIIVHVYEDEDSDSKSAKLITLRFEYLVKLNVVCVGIEGCNEGPENDILCNLFPNDTGLELPQQSAKLFVQDATTFNSQRTSRPYKWAQHLAGIDFLPEVSPLLLTEDSGAAKNENVISGLSLYRQQNRVMTVLHRIRDRRKAQLALLEQLEFLAKLDWPCLSCKIVPWAFHTPLCNLDSWSPVRLPPVPRESSSPAVIDEEEHVHEPMDADVNEHSDVTKAEPESITEDGELPTLLPNMSKLDHSTQLNLISKSIVPPLNKIRSQSFKKYDDSSDFLLDTESDLDEPAQTELEHENILSNYHDRNSVSWMHHGLKEFCLVLCRKISADESNVKLEAKIKISMEYPLRPPLFALSIRCISSGEKRDKLGLEWYNELRAMEAEVNLHILKMLPINQQNYVLAHQVSCLAMLFDYYLDEAFPSSERTNCTSVVDVGLCKPVTGRFLGRCFRGRDRRKMISWKDMKFNSRCPQ